From a single Paenibacillus sp. FSL W8-0426 genomic region:
- a CDS encoding DUF4023 family protein has product MESTREFVQKVNENQEKARRNKNNGKGTPGDKLPSKQHATNK; this is encoded by the coding sequence ATGGAAAGCACCCGGGAATTCGTGCAAAAAGTAAATGAAAACCAGGAAAAAGCCCGCCGCAACAAAAATAACGGCAAAGGTACGCCAGGAGACAAGCTTCCCTCCAAGCAGCATGCCACGAACAAGTAG